The Chroicocephalus ridibundus chromosome 3, bChrRid1.1, whole genome shotgun sequence genome includes the window tcctaatatctaatctaaacctcccctgacgtaacttgaacccgtttcctctcgtcctatcacttgtcaccagggagaagaggtcagcccccatctctctacaacctcctttcaggtagttgtagagggtgataaggtctcccctcagcctcctcttctccaggctgaacaaccccagctccctcagtcgttcttcataaggtttgtcctccaggcccctcaccagctttgtagcccttctctggacacgctccaacacctcaatgtccctcttgtagcgaggggcccaaaactgaacgcagtactcgaggtggggcctcaccagtgccgagtacagggggatgatcacttccctagtccggctcaccacactattcctgatacaggctaggatgctgttggccttcttggccacctgggcacactgctggctcatattcagccggctgtcaaccaacactcccaagtccttttctgtcgagctgctttccagccactctgccccaatcctgtagcgctgcatggggttgttgtggcccaagtgcaggacccggcacttggccttgttgaacctcataccattggtctcagcccatcggtccagcctgtccagatccctctgcagagccaacctaccctcaagcagatcaacacgcccgcccagtttagtgtcatctgcgaacttactgagggtgcattcgatcccttcatccagatcattgataaagatattaaagagaaccggccccagcaccgaaccctgggggacaccacttgtgactggacaccaactggatttaactccatttaccaccactctctgggcacggccatccagccagttttttacccagcgaagagtacacctgtccaggccatgagcagccagtttctccaggagaatgctgtgggaaacagtgtcaaaagctttgcaaaaatccaagtagataacatccacagcttttccctcatccactaagtgggtcaccttatcatagaaggatattaggtttgataggcatgacctgcccttcacaaacccatgctgactgggcctgatcaccctgttctcctgcatgtgccgtgtaatggcactgaggaggatctgttccatgaccttcccaggcaccgaggtcagactgactggcctgtagttccctggatcctccttccggcccttcttgtggatgggtgtcacatttgctaacctccagtcagctgggacctccccggtctCCATGGGCCTGTTTTCATACGATCTCAAATATGTAAATCCACTTTTAGATTTGTAATTTTGGAAATTGCTACAAACATAGTGGAATATGTGTATCAACTCCCAGTGTTTCTGAGAGCCTGTTGGCTTCACATATTTGTCATGTCTACTTTGAGGTGTCTTTAGCCTCTTTTTCCAACATCCCTTGAACTTGGTGACAAAAATCATGTGGTCTTTTTGGTTTCTTCGTAATGTGAGAAGAtgttagatattaaaaaaattaatgtttcttttttcataggTTTCTTGAGTAGTGAGAGCAACAAATCAATTTTTTGTTTGCCGAAAATATTAGTAAAGAACAAAAATTCACGTAGGGAACAAATTTCAGCTGGTAAGACAAATTTTTATAAAAAGACCTTTCAAAGTAATGTATCTGCCATTCGATAAACCTGAAATACAGCTCAAAATACAACAGATCCTTTGGAAAGGTGTCTCTCACAAAATCAACCttttgaagagaggaaaaaatacaggagaaaactAATCCAATAACCACCACcccttcatttttcttacattttatttttaaaagattgtgtCATTCTTAGTTTCTGAGGAGAGCAGAGATCTTCTGAAAAATGACTGCTACAGGATTTATGTTGGGGCAAAGTTACTGCTTGGCTAAGTTTCAGCAGTATAGAAAGCGGGGAAAACAGGTTGGTGGGAAAGACTGGTTTCTTTGTGggctgtttgttgttgttttccccaGGTCTGTGCAGTCAATCATCTTTAGCTAATAAATCCTTTTGGCAGATTTGGCACTGCAGTTCTGTTATGCGAGTTTAGCAGAATTCTGcagtgtttattttgtatttcaatgTGAATGCCATTTTCTCTTGAATGAGTCATGATTTACTGAAAGAATAAGTGTGGGGCAGCCTGCGTAAGGATTGCAAAGTCAGTTTTTTCTGCTGTCACACCTGAGTTGCATCAGGGTCTGCTCTTTACTGGAAACTACCTCTCCACCAGGGCAGTGAGTGCTCAGCGTTAAGAAAGCTCGCTGCCTAACCTTTGTTGCGAGCCTTTGCAGGGTGGTGGTGGGCTGTCTGGGTATTTCACTGCTGTAACTTATTTTCGCATCCTTCTAGGACTTTGGCTTATTGCCAATGGGTGGAAAATCTTCACGAGACACAAAAGATGGTTTCACTTTTTGGCCCCTTCAGTGACTTGCTGAAGTGGATCCTCTGCCATCTGACCAAAGGGATCGTGAAACGGGAGATGTACGGCCATGGCATTGGCCGCTTCTCAGAGGAGGAGATGTACCAGCTGATGGAGAAGGACATGCGGACTCTAGCAAGCCTCCTGGGTAAAGTACAGCGAGTTCCGTGCATTCTGTTTGATCACAGCCTGCTGTCCACAGGATGAAATTGATGGCGACTGCTTCCTGGCAGCTTGGTTGTGTACACAAATAATCTCATTTTGTCAGTAGGTAgagtctgtgctgctgctgtcacctttgctctggcagggacagtgcttttttcccctgctgtttgtGACCAAATTCTGTCTCTAGAGGGCTAAGTGGCTTTCTTCTCTGCGCACCTGGTATGTGTGTCTAGAGGAGCAGAATGTGATGCCATTTTGGAAGAGCATTTTGCTATGTGAATTTAGGAAAATGTAGTGTTTAGTTCTGGAAATGAAACCTCTTATTTatattttggggggggtgtctctttttttttttttcatggaacttATGGCTGTTTGATGGattgttcatagaatcatgggaTTGGAAggggagatcatctagtgcaacccccctgccagagcagggtcaccttaaagcaggttgcacaggaacgcgtccaggggtgttttgaatgtctccagagatggaggctccaccacctAGGCAGTTACGAGGCAGCCACTTGGAAAGACTTTGCAGATGTTATTTTGATGAGCTAGACTTTGTTGTATTTGGTTGGTGTTAGCAGCTTTATTCAAAGCTGCTAGTAGGAGATGAGTCTGTGTTGTCAAAATGGGTGGGTTTAGGCTTCTTGGTTGTCATGGGTGGATCCCATAGGGTTAGTCTTAAGGTTGACCTTAAGACTATTCCAGCTATTCCTTAGCTGGAACCATGTGAGCCTTATTTCTGTTGTGTAGCTCAGGCCAAAATCTGCACCAGAGCCGTCTACGCTGTGCTGCTTGCCTCTTGCACAAGGAACCAAGGGAGATGGTACCTGTGTGGCAGCTTTGTTCCCTATTGTGATCGCTTTAAAGAGGTGGCtgagaggagggcaggagggataCCTCCCTGCTCTGTGCTCCAGAGGGAGGACATATCGCACATCCTCTGAATAAATAGGTGTGGAGTGGATGGAGGGAGCGAAGTGAGAAGAGCCCAGCAGAAGGTAGAAACTGAGTGCTTGctcagaaagggaagggagatgCTTCTGGGCTTCCAGGGTGTTTTGGAAAGGCAGATGTTTGTAGACCTAGACTGTGTAgagttttctgtgattttgttttctgaaacaaaccTGCTGAATTGCTGGATTGGGATCAAGGCAGAAAAAAGACATGCGATGCATGGGCAAAGTTGACAAGGCAGGGATTTGGTGACAGCTTCTCTTGTGTCAATGCTTTCTCATGCTGCATTTGGTTTGTTAACAAAAAAAGTTACCTGTTCTAGCGCCTCTTCAAAGAAAACCTAACTTTGGAGCTTAAGAGGTCCCTTTTCTTTCTGGGGGACGAAGGGAGGGAGCAGATCATTTAGAAGAGGAGACCTGGGCATGTCTGCAGAGCTGTGGCCAGCTCCAAGTGCCCTCAGCTGTGGGACTGCCGTTGCCTTAGCTTTGAGGTTGACACAGGATGGCTCCACGTATGTCACAGAGTGGAATGGGGTTGGTACAGGTGATGGAGCAAGTTCAACCTATGACTTGGGAGCTCAGCAGAACCCCCTTATTCTGTCTAGGCAGCACTGGCAGGCTGaagggagcagcagtggatgtgtCCATGCTAAAGTCATCCCTGTCTGCCAAGAATAGACGTAACCttcaagagaaaactgaaatgtgTTCCCGAGTACCTGTAAAAGtcttttggtttccttttttgaAGTCTGCATCCTTCTGTCTCTGGAGTCTCTGCTGACACTCAGATTTGTCAAGTATTTTTCATCTTCCCCTCTGAAACGGATGTCAGATTAGTCCGTGTGCAGTTATGTGAATCATTATATTTGCCCTTTTGATTATTGGTGCATTTGTCTACTTTTCTATAATTGCCTTGATTTTTCATTAATACCAGCATGGTGACGTTTTCTCCAGCCAGCTGTTTATGGTTGGGTCTGGTAACTGTGGTCTCCAAGTGGTATCCTGGGactggggacaggaggtgggaTGAGGACTTCCAGCCTGACTGGAGACCCTCCAGTTTcgcagggggaaggagaaggtggtCAGTTAGTCTGTTGCCTGCACAGCAATCTTCTCCTTCACGTATATGTGCCTGCATATTTTCCCTTAAGAGGAGGCAGTTGGGATTTTGGCTGTTAATTAGAGGGCAATTTTAAGAGCTTAAAAAGGATGTCTATCATGCAGAATAGCTGCACATACCAAACTATAGCTGTCAGTCATCAGGTATATCAGATTAATTGAATGCTCCCCATTTTTTAACAGAGCCATTCACGTGGGAACAAGAATGCCTTTTAAATTCCAAGAGCTGCTTCCAGAGAATGATAACTTGGCATCTGTCAGGTCTTGTGACACTCATATTGACATTCCCAGTCACAtcttgggtgcttttttttttctttttcatttctgagaatcatttttcctttttccatgtaCCTGTTTCCCTAGCAGACTCCTCCAGATCTCTTATAAACGTGGAAAATGGAATGTGGAATCCTGTGATGGATCATTCTGCCCTGTTGGTATCATCTTGCTCTTTGTCCTGCAGTCCTTGAACCACGAATATAACTTCCTTGTGTTGTAGTAGTTTCCTGCTACCTGGTAGTCGTGTTAAGGAAGTGGAGGGAACTGGGCATATGAGCtagcaatatataaaaatatatgttttggtaattatttaaaagatgcaAGTGAGTGAGCAGTGCCCATAAATCTGTTGGTGCTCTCTCAGCTGTCTGCCTGCTTCAGGCTTTTGGGTAAATGGGGATTTTTGAGCAGGGAgttgcagggcagcagctgcctgaacaggcttttgaaaagcatttgctgTTTTGTGGAGGGCAGGGGCACtcagagctgaaacacagaggTGGGACTAACCTGAACGCAAGCCTCTAATGCTAACTGTAATGCCCTGCAGCAGCCCGCGTGGGCTGTACGTGCTGCTGTGGAAGGCTGCAGGTCTCCTGTTGGTCCTGTGTATCGTAGATCTGTCTCATGCTGGGGTTTCTCAACCCCGTGCTGAAGTAGCTGCTTTTTAATTCTCTGGTGGGTGCGTTTGTAAATAGTGGAGCTGTGTGCTCTCAAATCCCCAGGCAGTACAAATTTGACCCAAGTCTGGTGTGACCAGGTGATTGCATTTCTGCTGGATTAGGCAGGGGATCGGGGTGTTTGAGATTATTAGCACTATGGCAGCCTCGATGTGACAGGCGCTGTGTAATCTGGCATAAAACTAGACACTGAGAGACGATACCTGGTCTGTCAGAAAGTCTTCTGGAAAATTGTTGTACTGGGAAGTTTTGGGAATGGATTGGAACCGGTAGGAGGAAATGTGCGTGGAGGCTGTGTTACGCAGTGCAGGGTGACCTAAAACCAGATTTACAGTATTGTGGAACCACAGCTCTATTTCTTCCGCTTCCCCACTGTTTCCATGCACCTGAGGGTCTACGTGTTGTGTCTGGGGAGCCGCTTGGCTTGCAAAAGAGTGGGGTGGTTTAGCCCTCACTCACTGCCTGCCCTAGTTCTAGCAAGACGGAAACAGCAGTATTAACTTCCCAGCACAACATCGTTATGGATTGAATCCCAGACCTGGTTGTACGGTGCTAAATTCTAGTGTTGGCATATAACTGTGGTTTGGGGACCAATTTTTGAGCTGTGTTTGAGATCGATGAATGCTAGGCGTCACATAAGTACTGAAAAGACACAACATTTGCCCTCTACGTAGTTTTCAAACAATAGATTGATGGAGCCatgagagagctggggagagtTAACTCCATGTTAAAATTACACCCGACAGGCTGGAGGAGGTTATTGTTACTGGTTATTCCTGAGCGCTGCTTTGCTACACTGTATAGTACAGGGGGATGTCAGCGTTCGTTGTACGGTACTCTGGAATTTGATGCATTTTATTGCTGGACAGTTTTTCTAAACTCACTCAATAACCCTAACATTTAATAACCTGCTGAATTACAGGCAGCTCATATTGGGCAGGGGAAGAATGTCCTGGGGAGACAGGATAACTGGATTTGGAGAATTCAATTATGTACCACTTTCACAGAGTTTATAGCACTTTGGGCCAAGGCAGGGACTGTGCAACCATCTAACGTGATCTCTGAAATACCGCATGTTTTACCTGCGTGCCGTATGTGTCGTCTTTGCTCCAAGTTTCTGCTGTATGTTTCTTTGCAAATGGTGGCTTTGAAACATGATTTTCTTCCCTATCTTAGGTAGTTTTCCATCTGTTTGTGCTGTGGTGGCCACTTAGGACCATCATGGCATTGGGATGCCCAGAGAGGTAAGCAGAATAGCTGTGTGGAGTGGACATGTCCTTCCTCTGACCCAGGCCAGTCCTAAGCAACTTGCGTGCCTGATGTAGCTCTGTTTGGTCTCTGCGAAGTAGAAACCAGTGTTTGTGTTGGGGACACTGTGCTGGTGGTGTGTGAGAGGAGATGTTCACTCCTGTCTATGGCTGTGTCCTCCTCCTGAAGATGCCGATCACTTCTGAGCAGTTGCTGCCAGTCTGACTGCTGCATCGGTTTCAGCCTGAACAAATGGTGGGAGAGAAGCTTTGGGTACAACTTCCTTTTTTCATGTGATCAAATGGGTAACCTGAAACTGGATCTGTACGCACGAGAGATACAGGGTGATTAGCTTCTTTCAGCAAGTGCATTCTTGATTTCAAACTGTGGTTGAACGATTGTGGGTTTGCACCAAAGGAGAAAATCATGCTTTCAGgcacctgctggctgcagagatTTTATATGCAGCAGAACTAGTGCAGTGTGTGCGTGCTGCCAGCTGTGATGAGCGGAGGAGGTTATTTGGCCAGTGGTAGCTCCGTAATTGGCCTAGTTACAGAAGTGATGAGCAGAGGGGAAGCTGCAGTAATGGATTTCACCTGCTGAACAGCTTTGAACCATATTCAACATTGAATTGTCTTTGAACCAGTGAACATTTTCAGCTAAgtgatttcagagaaaaaaaaaaaaaatgctaaagatGTAaccagggaattttttttttttttaactggggagAGGTGTCATCCAGGTAAGAaatgtttgctgttgtttttacagGTGACAAGAAGTACATTATGGGACCAACCGTTTCCACTGTTGATGCCACTGTCTTTGGGCATCTGGCACAGGCAATGTGGACACTCCCAGGGACTAGACCAGAGAGACTGATCAAAGGTAAGAAAGCTTAAGTTTTTCATCTCTGATGAAAAACTCCTGGTGACATTTGCCATGTTTAAACTTGGAGCACCTTGTAAGGACCCGTAGCATTTCAGCTATTTGAAGACTGCAGCAGCACTTCAGCTGCGTCGCAGGCTGTTCTTGCCTTTGATGTAGCATTTGTACCCTGTaatgttattttctcttaaaattcttgtttgttttctctttaatgttCTACATGGTAATTGTTTCTATTCCTGTGCTTGATCTTTTCCTTGTTTAACATAGCAGAGACTGAATGCCTCTAAAGAATGAATGCTGGGTAAAGTATGAGAAGACAGAAGCACGGCCATGAGCCAAATTCTGCTGAGCTGAGTAGTTTCATTGAACTGCAAGTGCTATTGTCCCACTGAAATTACAGCCTTTGCTGTTATTGACGATGTTGGTCAAGGAAAAAGTCTAGCCTGGCTTTGGAGTCACTGTGCTTTCGCATGAATTGGAAACATACCCCTCCCCTCCACacggttttttctcttttttttcttgtggggtGGTATCGGCGTGGGAAAGTATCTTTGCATCcctcttcaaaataaaaccagacacaGTATGAAAAATGGGAAGAGCTAAGGAGGAAAAGGATGTGAAATAGGTGTAAAAGGAATAAATCCAACCTGTAGATCTGCTCTGTGCAAGTGAGAGGTATTAAAGCAACAGTTAGGAGGCATAGACTCGCTCATTATTAAaactttgaggggaaaaaaaatacttgaggaCGTAAGTATTGTCTATACAGCTCTTCCCCTTATTGTCTGGGGAATCACAGATACAATTCTGAAGGGTCCATGGCTTTCAAGAAGGAATACAATGTTTGTTGAACTAGTTtgtctgtaaagaaaataaatagatggTAATAGGTGCAAATACCCAAGCAGTATGGATGATTCTCTGTACCCATCCAGCTGCTCATGCTATTGTGAGTGCAGTTTTCACAGACATTCCCTTTAATATGctgttatttctttgttctttgaagttttctgtaatttcttctctAAGCGTACATGTATGTATAAACATAAGGCATAAGCTACTAAGGCTAGGAACATCAACGGTGAGCCGGAGACTGTATAAAAACTTCAGAATGTGAATTTATCTTGCAGACAACGCTGCCATCTGGTGGTAGAAAAGCTAAATTTACCGTATTTTAGTAAGTGTATATATAGGATCGAATTCTGTCTTTAGAAACGAGGCTTCTGCAAAATAAGCAAGGATTTTACTATGAAAAACTTACAGTATTAATatcttgttttgatttatttctgtagAGGTTGAATTTGGGATAGCTATTTTGCTACATGCATTTATGTTCATTCCAGTGTGACCCTTCTTGTGTGTAGGTTAATAACGTGTGTTTTAAGTTACCTGAAAGTTCGAAACAGAGTCCCTAAGAGGAATGGTGGGATCTTGGAATTTTGAAACGTCTTTGGAAAGAACCTTCACAAATTGTTTCCCAACAGTGGTAATGTGTTTCTGCGTCAGCAAGTGAGTTAAAGCATCGTTGACTGGATGTATTTACTGGTGTTTCTTGTGCTGTGTTGCAGGTGAACTGATTAACCTTGCTATGTATTGTGAAAGAATAAGGAGGAAATTTTGGCCAGAATGGCACCATGATGATGATAACACTCTGTACGAATCTGAGGAAAGCAGTGAAGCAAGCAAGACTTACTCCCCTTTGCAGGACTTCAGTTTTTATTCAAGGACAGAAACATTTGATGAGGAAGGGAACAGTATTTCTCAAACCCCTGACACAGATTACACTGGACATTCCCTCTTTGACTCGGATGTGGACATGGATGACTACAGAGATCATGAACAATGCAAGTGATGCGTACAAGCATCTCCCATTTTGCAGACAAGCTGTTTCTTGGGATCagtgtgatttattttctcctccaggTCAGGAAGAGGTTTATACCACTTTGGAAGTGACCATTGTGCTTGACTCAGCTGTCATGTGCTACCCGGACTATTTCAACCTTAATTCATTTTGTGTAAGTTTTCAGGTGGAACCAAGGtaaacagttatttaaaacaCACATGGGCAAACTGAAGGTCCAGAGGGCAACAGGACCTTTCAGTCTACGTTTTTGTTCGCACTCAAAACCAGATTCTGCAACCAGGTGGGACAGACCTCCAGGAAGTGGAGCATTTATCAGAGCTGTTTTGTGTTGATATCTTATCTTTACAGGAATGGGTCAAGGACAAAGATGGAAGAGGCATGATTGGCACACCTTTCTCCCAAGGAAGAAAATGATTGATGCTGTATTGATTTGGctgaggtgtttggttttttttttttttggaggggatgtgggggggattTTATTTGATAGCTACCCACGCTCTGGGTGCACATGCTACTTACAGTGTTTGCAGGAAGGAACTGCTCACAGTtcaaggaaggcaggagggaaaaaaatatttctacaaaaaGGAGCTTTTTAgtatttcttgttctttgtaAAATGTGGAAATCGCTActccagaatatttttattcagaaggGAAATGTGAGTTTTAATGAATAACCTCCCAAACACTCATCTGGAATGTGTGTTGGCcagatttcttctgtgttttcaaattaGTATTATGTTTTTACTTCCTGCCACTGGCTGTTGTCTGCTATTGATAGGCAAGGCTAAAGAATTGGGATGTGTTACTAAAAGTCCGGTGTGCCTCAGCAGTGGGTGCCCTGTGTTCTTTACCAACAGACACGTCAAACCTATGAAGCTTGCAAAGCGATTTTGGGGTGTTTCTAGGCATGGGATGCTGTGTAAATGTAAGGTGTTGGCCCAGGCTTAGGAAGGTGCCTCAGAGGGTGCTGGGCACTGTGCTGGGTCACAGTGCACAATCCCTGAAGCCGGTGCAAAGGAGGCAGTTGAGATAGGGCAGCTGCCTCAGCACTGCTGTCTGTGGGGATTTCCTGGTGCTGAAAGCATGACCAGAATTGATTTTTAAGGTGCCTTTGCTAGCACATTTGTAAATCTGGAACCCCAAATGCAGAATGATTGCACAGGTGCTGGCATGCTTAGTGTTCGTGTCTCCCTAAATGCAGGTTAGGCGAGAATGAATCCATTGGATTTACTTACCTGTTTGAAGGTAAGCAGTGTTGCTTGGCCATGACTAGTTGGTTTTAAGTAGGGATAAAGCATATAGAACTCAGAGACAGCTGTGGTATTTGTAAACATGTATAAAATTGGGTATTTGCCTGCAGACTTTGGTAGTGgcccatttaaaaatattttaattatgacTTTCGCTATAAGTTACAGTTAAATGAATTGGGATCTTGCAGCAAAATTTTTATAATGTATTGGTTGTGCCATACATTCTGGGAGGAGACAGGGCAGGCAACTGCTTTAGAGCGTTAATTGTTGGTAGTCCTAATAGTTTGGAGCTTGAAATAACTCCAGCTTTCAAAGAGTACCTCTTTTGGATCGTGGAGTATCTCCTGTAGAGGGAAGTGCTTACTCTGGGGAAATGCTGAGTGAGCCGTGGCTCTGAAAGCAGGGGGACATGTGTCTGCCGTGAGTTCCTGGGTCTCTTCATGTATGGGAGCCAGCCCAGTGAGAGCTGACAAGTTTGATGTGGTCTGAGATGGGCGTGAATTTGCACCTGTTTCTTCAATTCCCCAGACATGTCCTTGGAGCCATGTTCCAGTCAATGATCTCCACTATTGTGGGCAAGTATCATTTGCAAAGTGCACCAAAACTGAGAAGGAGGAAGGCATCATCCACTTACTTGGGACTCTTCTCGGGAAACCAATCACAGGAATAGGACACAAGAAGATAAGTCTTGGGCTTGAAAGCACAGAGGTGATGGCCTGAAGCGCCTGTGAAACTTAATAGCCAAGTCAGGGCAAATGCTACCTACGGAGATTAGGTATTGATATTCTGGATAAAAGGCATCCGTGTCAAAAAGTTCCTCTTTAAAAATGCTTGGGAATGTGTTGGGAATTCTTATCGAGGTGTTCTCGTTCACTTACCTGTGTGTGTTTGAAGGCTGTGCTTCCTCCGTCTTTTCAGCGTTGGGAGGGTGTGCTTGCAGGTATGGAGGCTCCTGCTGACAGCAGATGAGTCCCAGCCATAAGTCACAGTTATTAAAAGACCAGCCTGAGTTCAGCAGACACTGTCACCTTTGTAATTTCGGTGGGCTGACAGATTTATTTGTGGCAGGGGTCCTTGTGACATCCCGAAACGTGGGTTAACCAGAAGTCAATGGTGCCGTTTTACCCTCCCGCTTGAGCACAGCCAGATTGGGATTTTGCATGGCTGTGCATGGAGATGGGAGACAACAAAGCAGTGGACAGCCGGTGTTGTGCCACAGCCCCATTCTCCCGCCGGTACCCGGAGCTGTTGGCATGGCGGATAGAGCGGGTCCTGCCACACCATAGCATGAGTACCTGTGCTGAGGATGGAGGTCCTGCCTGTCGGGGCCACAGTTACATTCGCACCCagcattttttacttttgttttgaataaatcGGCGTGCCTCAGCGGAGGCTGAACTTCACCCTGACCAGCCAGGTTAACGGGCTTTGCCCCTGCAGAAGGTGAAGAGGAAAGGATCAGAAGGGGGAGCAGCCTGTGGCTGTCGGCTGAGGCATCCCAGGGTGTTAATCAGTGAGGTGAATGTATTTTGCAGCTCGTCACATGCCTGCCTTTTCTGAGGACTGCTCAGGTTAGTTTAGAGGAGATGTTGGTTGGGAGAAGTTAGTTGGCTTTCTTCTCATGACAGCTACTCTTGATAAAGTCT containing:
- the FAXC gene encoding LOW QUALITY PROTEIN: failed axon connections homolog (The sequence of the model RefSeq protein was modified relative to this genomic sequence to represent the inferred CDS: deleted 1 base in 1 codon) translates to MLWGVGLAAPRSCVADLSRNRSLSLGWCGGPEEPPPAFYGGGEIVAFPLAGGGAGGTMAALGTDSWWKKTLYLTGGALLAAAAYLLHELLAIRKEQELDSKDAIILHQFSRPTNGVPSLSPFCLKMETYLRMADLPYQNYFDGKLSPQGKMPWIEYNHKKVSGTEFIIDFLEEKLGVNLNKHLGPHERAVSRAVTKMVEEHFYWTLAYCQWVENLHETQKMVSLFGPFSDLLKWILCHLTKGIVKREMYGHGIGRFSEEEMYQLMEKDMRTLASLLGDKKYIMGPTVSTVDATVFGHLAQAMWTLPGTRPERLIKGELINLAMYCERIRRKFWPEWHHDDDNTLYESEESSEASKTYSPLQDFSFYSRTETFDEEGNSISQTPDTDYTGHSLFDSDVDMDDYRDHEQCK